GGCGCACGCGCTCGCGCGCATGAAGTGGCTCGACGGCGAGCTGGCGAGCCGCACCTACGTTGCCGGGGAGCGCTTCACGATCGCCGACATCACCGCGCTGTGCGGGATCGACTGGGGACGGGTGACCAGCACGCGCGTCCCGCCCGAGTGCACGAACCTCCTGCGCTGGCACGCGCTCGTCTCGACTCGCCCCTCCGCCAAGGCCTGAGGGTACGCCATGATCGAGCTCTTCACCGCCCCGACGCCCAACGGCCACAAGGTCTCCATCATGCTCGAGGAGCTGGGCCTCCCGTACCAGGTGCGCGCGATCCAGCTCCAGGAAGACGAGCAGAAGGAGCCGTGGTACGAGAAGCTCAATCCGAATGGCCGCATCCCGACGATCGTCGACCACGACAACGGCGACTTCGCCGTGTTCGAGTCGGGCGCGATCCTCATCTATCTCGCCGAGAAGACGGGCAGCGCGCTCCTGCCGAAGGATCCGAAGCAACGCTCGCGCGTGCTGCAGTGGCTCATGTTCCAGATGTCGGGGGTCGGCCCGATGCAGGGGCAGGCCCACGTCTTCGTGCGCTACGCGCCCGAGCGCATCGAGTACGCGATCAAGCGCTACACCGACGAGGTGAAGCGGCTCTACACGATCCTCGACAAACAGCTTCGGGGTCGCGACTACCTCTGCGACGAGTACTCGATCGCCGACATCGCGACCTGGCCGTGGGTGCGCATCCACTTCTGGGCCGACGTCTCGATCGACGACCTTCCCGACCTGCAGCGCTGGCGCGATCGCATCCGCGAGCGCCCGGCGGTCGAGCGCGGCATCCAGGTCCCGGGCAAGCCGGACGAGAACCAGGACGCGCAGCGGCAGTGGCTCGAGAAGTTCCGCCGCGAGGGAACGTAGACCGCGGCGCGCGCCCCTACGGGAGCGTGTAGCGCAGGCGCGCTTTCGCGACCGCGTCGGCCATCTCGGGCGAGCCGGGCCGCAGCCGCTGCATGTCCTCGGCGAGGCGGCGGGCCTCGGCGTCGTCCTGTGCGGCGCGCGCCCCGAGGAACCCGAGCACCAGCTGCGGCTCGCCGGGCGATGCGGCGACGCCGGTCCGGTACGCGGCCTCCGCGCCGCGGAGGTCTCCGGTCTGGAGGAGCGTCTGGCCCAGATACAGATGCGCCACGACGAGCGTCGGATCGAGCGTGGCCGCCTTCGCATACCAGGTGGCCGCTTCGCGCGCGGCTCCCTGCGCCGCGGCGACGCCGCCCAGGCCGAGTGCCGCGAGCGCATACGTCGGATCGATGTCGAGCGCGCGCGCGTAGTGCTCGCGCGCGGCCTCCCAGTTGCCCGTCATGGCGTAGACCGA
This genomic stretch from Candidatus Eisenbacteria bacterium harbors:
- a CDS encoding glutathione S-transferase N-terminal domain-containing protein, whose amino-acid sequence is MIELFTAPTPNGHKVSIMLEELGLPYQVRAIQLQEDEQKEPWYEKLNPNGRIPTIVDHDNGDFAVFESGAILIYLAEKTGSALLPKDPKQRSRVLQWLMFQMSGVGPMQGQAHVFVRYAPERIEYAIKRYTDEVKRLYTILDKQLRGRDYLCDEYSIADIATWPWVRIHFWADVSIDDLPDLQRWRDRIRERPAVERGIQVPGKPDENQDAQRQWLEKFRREGT